Proteins encoded in a region of the Vicia villosa cultivar HV-30 ecotype Madison, WI unplaced genomic scaffold, Vvil1.0 ctg.005971F_1_1, whole genome shotgun sequence genome:
- the LOC131642867 gene encoding uncharacterized protein LOC131642867: MAPYEALYGRKCRSPFCWSEVGEKGILGPDIIQETTEKVKMIRDNADKRRRPLEFDVGDRVFLKVTPRLRLKGPFKTRKLSPRYIGPYQIMRRIGEVAYQLALPPSLSRLHDVFHVSQLRKFVPDSFHPILPDTIEVETDLSFQPKPCRILEYASKSLRRKEIPLVKVLWEDSRPDEATWELESEMRELYPHLFW, encoded by the coding sequence ATGGCACCGTATGAAGCTTTGTACGGACGGAAATGTCGATCACCTTTTTGTTGGTCTGAAGTTGGCGAGAAGGGAATTCTTGGACCGGACATAATTCAAGAAACCACGGAGAAGGTTAAGATGATTCGAGATAATGCGGACAAACGAAGGAGACCATTGGAGTTTGATGTAGGAGATCGTGTGTTCTTGAAGGTGACTCCGAGGTTGAgattgaaaggaccgtttaagacACGCAAGCTTAGCCCGAGATACATAGGACCTTATCAGATCATGAGACGGATAGGTGAAGTCGCATACCAGTTAGCGTTGCCTCCTTCACTATCCAggttgcatgatgtattccatgtgtctcagttgcggaagtttgtgCCGGATTCATTTCATCCTATCCTACCAGATACGATTGAAGTAGAAACAGATCTTTCTTTCCAACCGAAACCTTGTCGTATCTTGGAGTATGCTAGCAAGTCGTTGAGAAGAAAAGAGATACCTCTTGTGAAGGTGTTATGGGAAGACTCGCGTCCTGACGAAGCCACTTGGGAGCTCGAATCAGAGATGAGAGAGTTGTATCCTCACctgttctggtaa